The region GACAGGTACGAAAAGCCACCAGACGCGAGGAAAGACGGTTTCTCGCACCTATTCTAAGATGTTTAGCAGAAGCAGTATCTTGGCAGTAGTACTCCTTGCTTCTGTTATTGCTATGAGTATTCATCTCGGTATTTTAGGATACTCTAATGGTCGCCCGACGTTCGACAAAGAACGATTAGACAGCATTCCAGCCGGAAACAACTCGTCAACTGCCGACGTCCTTCCGAACGTCAGTCTCGAAATCGATACGACACATAACGAGTCGGTACTTGAGCGTGAGATACATAAGGAGATAAACGAGCGACGACAGAGCCATGGCCTCTCTCCGTTGAAATCAGATTCTCAGTTGAGTAACGTCGCGAGAAGCCATTCTCAGGACATGGCGACACGAGATTACTTTAGCCACGATTCGCCTGAAGGACGTGATTTTGACGATCGGTATCAGCAGCATGGGTACGAATGTCGAGTTCAGATTTCAGACAGGGAATATGCAACCGGGGGTGAGAACATCGCGTACCGGGCATCATCTGGATTGGAGACAAACGAATCAGAGTTAGCTGACGAAATTGTGAACGGTTGGATGAATTCAACGGGACACCGTGAAAACATTCTTCGGCCGTACTGGCGTGTGGAGGGTATCGGAGTTACTGTGACGTCCCGGGATGATATGACTGCAGTCTACGTCACACAGAATTTCTGTTAGTACGGATTGATACTCACGGAGTACTTTCCACCGTTACCCCCGAACAGTCTCTTATACAACTACCGTTGAGGCAGTGGTCGTCGGAGCGAAGTGGTATCTCTTCGCACCTCGGCGTAGCCGTACTATCTACTTGCTCTCGAATCGCAGTCCGGCGGCGTCATCGGACACGAACGCGTCCCGAACGCCCGAATTGAACGCCGGGTTTCAGCGAGAATCCGCAGACGGCGTGACGATTCGCTACGTGAGTTATAAGCGTCGAAGAAGTGGGTTGGGGCAGATTTGAACTGCCGGCCTCCTCCATGTCAAGGAGGTGTCATAACCAGACTAGACCACCAACCCGTCCGGTTTGTGCGTGCTGACGCGCCCTATCCGAGCGCATTACTTCGTATCCCGGGGATATAATTGAAGGTTTCGGATTGGAACTCCGTCTCCCGATTCCGCCGCTGCGACCCCTCTTATTGCCGCACGGCCTCGGTTTGTCGAACCCTCACCCCCGCCGGGTATCGTCACCGCTCCCCACGGATTGCGCCCCGCGCCAAGTATCCGCACCTCCGACACGCTTAAGCCGATGAACGAATTTGTACATTGTAACCCGAACCAGTACATCGGTGGTCACCACATGACGCTTCAGGATTACATCGAACGCGCGACGGAGGGCGAGGACCTGACGCTCGAACAGTCCCGCGAGGCCGCACGCCTCGTCTTCGAGGACGCCACGGAGGCCCAAATCGGGGCGCTCCTGGCGGCCCTTCGAGCGAAGGGCGAGACAGAGAGCGAAATCGCCGGGTTCGCACGGGGGATGCGCGACGCCGCGCGGACCATCGAACCCGACCGGACGCCGTTGGTCGACACCTGCGGCACGGGCGGCGACGACTACGACACCATCAACGTCTCGACGACCAGCGCTATCGTCGCCTCCGGCGCGGGCGCGGCGGTGGCGAAGCACGGCAACTACTCCGTCTCCTCCTCGTCGGGGAGTGCGGACGTACTCGACGTCGCGGGCGTGAACGTCGAGGCGGAACCGCCGGCGGTCGAGGCGGCCATCGAACGCGACGGCATCGGCTTCATGCTCGCGCCGGTGTTCCACCCCGCGATGAAGGCGGTCATCGGCCCCCGGAAGGAACTCGGAATGCGCACCGTGTTCAACGTCCTCGGCCCCCTGACGAACCCCGCGGGCGCGGAGGCGCAGGTGGTCGGCGTCTACGACCCGGACCTCGTTCCCCTCCTCGCGAACGCCCTCACGGAGATGCCCGTCGAACGCGCCCTCGTCGTCCACGGGGCCGGCATGGACGAAATCGCGCTCCACGACGAGACGGTGGTCGCGGAAGTCGACGGAAACAGCGTCGAGGAGTACACGCTCGCGCCCGAGGACATCGGCCTCGAATCCGCGCCTGTGGACGCCGTCGCCGGCGGCACGCCGCAGGAGAACGCCGAGGACCTACGCGGCATCGTCACCGGCGAGGTGACCGGCCCCAAGCGGGACATCATCCTCGCGAACGCGGGCGCGGCGGTGTACGTCGCCGGACTCGCCGACTCAATCGAGGAGGGCGTCGAAGCCGCGGCCGAGTCCATCGACTCCGGCGCGGCGGCGG is a window of Halopelagius longus DNA encoding:
- a CDS encoding CAP domain-containing protein, encoding MAQCELCDNSQGLSHTCNYCGGTFCNTHRLPENHKCAGLKRGTRKSEPWFKSETGTKSHQTRGKTVSRTYSKMFSRSSILAVVLLASVIAMSIHLGILGYSNGRPTFDKERLDSIPAGNNSSTADVLPNVSLEIDTTHNESVLEREIHKEINERRQSHGLSPLKSDSQLSNVARSHSQDMATRDYFSHDSPEGRDFDDRYQQHGYECRVQISDREYATGGENIAYRASSGLETNESELADEIVNGWMNSTGHRENILRPYWRVEGIGVTVTSRDDMTAVYVTQNFC
- the trpD gene encoding anthranilate phosphoribosyltransferase; its protein translation is MTLQDYIERATEGEDLTLEQSREAARLVFEDATEAQIGALLAALRAKGETESEIAGFARGMRDAARTIEPDRTPLVDTCGTGGDDYDTINVSTTSAIVASGAGAAVAKHGNYSVSSSSGSADVLDVAGVNVEAEPPAVEAAIERDGIGFMLAPVFHPAMKAVIGPRKELGMRTVFNVLGPLTNPAGAEAQVVGVYDPDLVPLLANALTEMPVERALVVHGAGMDEIALHDETVVAEVDGNSVEEYTLAPEDIGLESAPVDAVAGGTPQENAEDLRGIVTGEVTGPKRDIILANAGAAVYVAGLADSIEEGVEAAAESIDSGAAAAKLDDLCASTADADAESEVEA